A region from the Nocardioides coralli genome encodes:
- the lpdA gene encoding dihydrolipoyl dehydrogenase has product MADADFDVLVLGAGSGGYACALRAAQLGLSVALVEKDRLGGTCLHVGCIPTKALLHAAEVADHARDAGKVGVQASLDGIDMPGVNAYKDGVVSRLFKGLTGLVKSRGITVIEGEGRLTGPREVTVDGTAHTARHVVLASGSYSRTLPGLEVDGERVITSEQALTLDRVPASVVVLGGGVIGCEFASVWRSFGAEVTIVEALPRLVAAEDEACGKALERAFRKRGIGFRTGTPFQSVKTSDTGVAVTVEGGDVIEAELLLVAVGRGPVTDGLGYEEQGITLERGFVVTDERCRTGVEGVYAVGDIVPGLQLAHRGFQQGIFVAEDIAGLDPQRIDETAIPRVTYSHPEVASVGLTEAAAVERYGADEVEALSYDLGGNGKSQILQTQGFVKLVRQKDGPVVGVHLVGDRVGELIGEAQLIYGWEAHAEDVAPLVHAHPTQNEALGEAHLALAGKPLHAHA; this is encoded by the coding sequence GTGGCTGACGCCGACTTCGACGTACTCGTTCTCGGGGCTGGGTCAGGGGGTTACGCGTGCGCCCTGCGCGCCGCACAGCTCGGGCTCTCGGTGGCCCTGGTCGAGAAAGACCGCCTCGGTGGCACCTGCCTCCACGTCGGCTGCATCCCCACCAAGGCCCTCCTCCACGCGGCCGAGGTCGCCGACCACGCCCGCGACGCCGGCAAGGTCGGCGTGCAGGCGAGCCTCGACGGCATCGACATGCCCGGGGTGAACGCCTACAAGGACGGTGTGGTCAGCCGGCTCTTCAAGGGACTCACCGGCCTGGTCAAGAGCCGCGGCATCACCGTCATCGAGGGCGAGGGGCGGCTCACCGGCCCGCGCGAGGTGACCGTCGACGGCACCGCCCACACCGCCCGGCACGTCGTGCTGGCCTCCGGCTCCTACAGCCGGACCCTGCCCGGCCTCGAGGTCGACGGCGAGCGCGTCATCACCTCGGAGCAGGCTCTGACGCTCGACCGCGTCCCGGCCTCGGTCGTGGTGCTCGGCGGCGGCGTGATCGGCTGCGAGTTCGCCAGCGTGTGGCGCAGCTTCGGGGCCGAGGTGACGATCGTCGAGGCACTGCCCCGGCTGGTGGCGGCCGAGGACGAGGCCTGCGGCAAGGCGCTCGAGCGGGCCTTCCGCAAGCGCGGCATCGGCTTCCGGACCGGAACTCCTTTCCAGAGCGTCAAGACCAGTGACACCGGAGTGGCCGTCACGGTCGAGGGTGGCGACGTCATCGAGGCCGAGCTGCTGCTGGTGGCCGTCGGCCGCGGCCCGGTGACCGACGGTCTCGGGTACGAGGAGCAGGGCATCACCCTTGAGCGTGGCTTTGTGGTCACCGACGAGCGGTGCCGTACCGGCGTCGAGGGCGTCTACGCCGTCGGCGACATCGTCCCGGGGCTGCAGCTGGCCCACCGGGGCTTCCAGCAGGGGATCTTCGTGGCCGAGGACATCGCCGGGCTCGACCCGCAGCGTATCGACGAGACCGCCATCCCCCGCGTCACCTACTCCCACCCCGAGGTCGCCTCCGTCGGCCTCACCGAGGCCGCGGCGGTCGAACGCTACGGCGCCGACGAGGTGGAGGCCCTGAGCTACGACCTGGGCGGCAACGGCAAGAGCCAGATCCTCCAGACCCAGGGCTTCGTCAAGCTGGTCCGCCAGAAGGACGGGCCCGTCGTCGGTGTCCACCTGGTCGGCGACCGGGTCGGCGAGCTGATCGGCGAGGCGCAGCTGATCTACGGCTGGGAGGCCCACGCCGAGGACGTCGCGCCCCTCGTCCACGCGCACCCCACCCAGAACGAAGCCCTCGGTGAGGCCCACCTGGCACTCGCCGGCAAGCCGCTCCACGCACACGCCTGA